ATCACGACTATTTTCATCGGCTTGTTCATGTGGGGAATAGAGAGAGCTACAGCACAACCGTTTAGCGGAAAGGAAGAGGTAGAGTGAGTAAGAAAACACTTGGGTATATCATTACGGCATTAGTGATCGGAACATTAATCTTCATTATGGTACAAAATACAGTCGGACAGAAAGACCCTGTAGAAGCCCCGATTACACAAGTAAACGAGGAAGATGCATTGCCAGGCGAAGAGGAAGGTTTGGCGCAAAATTCAGTTGCACCGGACTTTACATTGGAAACATTAGCTGGCGAAACGGTGACGCTTTCCGAGTTAAAAGGAAAGAAAGTCATTTTGAATTTCTGGGCGACGTGGTGTCCGCCGTGTAAAGCGGAAATGCCGCATATGGAAAGTTTTTATTCGAAATTAACGGATGAAGACCAAGTAGAACTGATCGCAATCAACGTGACGGAATCAGAGAGGCTTGGTTTAAGTGAAGTGGAAACGTTTGTAGATGATTATGGATTAAGCTTCCCTATTCCACTAGATAAAACGGCGGAAGTCACACATACATATGGTGTGTTATCGATGCCTACCACGTATATGGTTGATACGCAAGGACGCATAGCACAAAAAATCATTGGACCATTAGATGAAAAAGCATTGAATGAATTAGTCGATTCGATGGACTGAAAAAAGAGTCTGTTCTCGTGTCGTAACTTCTTGTCTCCCTTCATATAGTGAAGAGAGGAGGAGGTTATGAATGCGTAAGAGCAGGCTTTTTTTGGTGGGGGTGTTATTACTGATCGGCGCCATATGGCTAAATGGTTGTGGTAAGCAGGAGGTAGCAAAGAATGAATCGGTCAGTAAGCTACCTGTAGTCGATGAGGTGTTTGAAAAGATTCAGGAGAGAGCTGTATACCCAGTCAAAAAGGACGAGCTGATTGAAGGGGCATTGCGGGGAATGACGGATACAATCGGTGATCCGTATTCTACGTATCTAACGGGACAGGAAGCGGAGTCTCATCGGGAATCACTTGCAGGATCACGTGTAGGGATCGGTGCGGAAATGACACGGACGAACGGTAAGTATGTGATTGTAGCCCCAGTTAAAGGAGGACCAGCAGAAAAGGCAGGATTACAGCCGTATGATGAAATTGTGCGCGTCAATGGGGAGCGTTTGGCCAATGAAACACTTCGCGATGTAGTGAATATGATCCGCGGTGATAAGGGAACAGAAGTGAAGTTGACGATTTTTCGACCTGAAGCGGATAAGCATATGGAATATACGATCACGCGCGATCATATGCCCGTGCAGTCTGTGTCACATGAGCTGATGAAAGAACGGGATGCTAAGCTCGGGTACATAGCGCTAAGCATGTTTGGTGAAGAGACCGCAAAAGAGTGGCAACAGGCTACGTCTGACGTCATCAAAAAAGGTGCCCAAGCGATCATCATCGATCTTCGAGGTAATCCAGGCGGCTATTTGAAGGCAGTATCTGAAATTTCCAGTAGTTTGTTAGAAGAAGATCGAACATTTGTCGTGATGCAAGATGCACAGGGAAATTTGACGCCTATTTCAACGGAGAAAGACGAAGAACTTTCATTCAATGAACGATTGAAACAAATTCCGATTGTGGTCTTACAGGACGTCGGCAGCGCATCGGCGAGCGAAGTATTGAGTGCGGCGATCAAAGACTTGAAACGTGGTGAAATTATCGGCACGACAAGCTTCGGAAAAGGAACAGTTCAAGAAACGATGGAATTATCGAACGGCGGAGAGTTGAAGTTGTCCACGAGTAAGTGGCTGACACCTAAAGAGAAATGGATCCATGGTAAAGGGGTCGCAGCGGATATTGAAGTAAAACAGAACAGTTTATTCACGGAGCACTTACAGATGGTGACGGATACGATGAAAGAAGGGCATTTCAATGATCAAGTTGCTTATGCGCAACGCATGCTCAAAGCTTTTGATTTCCGTCCAGGTAGAACAGATGGCTATTTTGACAGTGAAACGGCAGAAGCTGTACATGCATTCCGTGCGGAGCAAGAGATCAAAGAAGGCTATGATATGGACAGAGAATTCTTCACGGCATTGAAAACAGCTACTGAAGAATATCGTGCAGAGTCAAAGAACGATAAACAATTGCGAATGGCGGTCGATTTCCTCGTCAATGAACTGGAAAAATAATAGTAGAGGCGGTTCGGCAAGGTCTTGGCAACAAGACACGCGCGGACAGCCTCTTTTTTTATTGTGTAATTTAGCTTAAATTGGAACTTCGCTAAGAACTCACTCGCTATTTTCTATCTTTTTTTGTACAATGAAGAAAAGAGCTGTAAAGATAAGCGAGAAAGGTGACAGAAGATGTCTAGCGAACTATTACGTAATTTACAAGAAGCATTACTTTACTTTTTTCTGAATCCAGTCTGGCTAATCGCTTTAGTGGCTGCCTATATGCTGGGCAGTAAACGGGTAAGCCGCGAACGAACAGATTTCAATGTGGGCATACACAAAGGTTCTACTGAAATGAAACACATTCTTTCAGTAGGTTGGTTGCACGGGCTCGTCTTGTCGATTCTGATCGCAGGTATAGGGTTGATCGTCGACTTTAACTGGATTATCCTTTTATCCGTTATTATGTTGCTCGTTATTGTCTCATTCTCTTATAAACTAGCATCACCGATCTACTATGTGGCTCTCGCGTTTTTTGCGCTCTGGGCATTGGATCGTTTTGCAGGTGATTTTTCAATCGGCACATGGTTCGTTCAAGAAGATCTGGACTTCTTCGGTACATTGGCTATAACGGTACCGATTATTGCAGGATTATTGTTAATTTCGGAAGGGTTATTGGTTCGTCGTCACGCGGCGCGTCATACGTCTCCAACATTCGTTTCGACGCAACGTGGAATGCGTGGAGCCATTTATCAATCTAAATTACTTTGGCTCGTGCCCGTTGTATTTTTAGTGCCGGGACATATGGTGGCGGAATTTGCTCCTTACTGGCCGCAATTCACATTAGGCTCAGAGCAATTTTCATTCATTCCGGTGCCTGTCGTGATCGGATTCTCGCAACTGGTGCGTTCGACGTTCCCAGACGTGCTGTTTCCTAAGATGGGAAAAGCCATTGCTTGGCTTGGTGTAGCGGTAGCGCTTGTAGGTATTGGCGCAATCTGGATGCCAGTACTTGGCTGGGCGGCATTACTGGCAGGTGTTCTATGCCGAATCTTGTTGAGCGCTATGATTTCACTATCAGAACGCAATAAGCAAGTGTTGTTAGTGCCTCAATCGGAAGGCGTGTATGTAGTAGCCGTTCTTGCTGATTCACCAGCAGAGAAGATGGGCATTGTGCCAGGTGATTTGATCAAGTCGGTGAACGGAATCTCGATTCACAACGAAGATCAATTGTATGACGCCATCCAAGTCAACGCTGCACACTGTCGTTTACAAGTAATCGGCCGCGACCAAGAGGTACGTCTGAAGCAACAAGTGCTGTTCCGTCATGATCACTTCCGTTTAGGTATCGTAGTTGTGCGATAAAAGGGGAGAACACTATGCATGATTTCGAAACGAAGTTGCTGTTTGCGATGTTGTTGCCAGGGATTTTAGTTGTGTTTTTTACGCGCGTGACATTTCATCACGTCGTTGGATTAATTTTGACAGTAGCGCTCATTGCGGCTTCCGTTTATGCAGGATATACGCATAACTGGATATTGTATGTGGCGGATGCTGTGTCACTGACAGTAGGTTTTTGGTTTGCGTCGCGCATGGTGAAGAATGCGCGGCTGAATCAGTCCGAAGAGTGAAGAAAAGCGGTTTTCAAAGAGCATATATGCTTTGAAAACCGCTTTTTGTTAGGAATACTAGTTAGTAGCTGTTTTAATTGTCCGCGCTATGGGGAATAGTGAGAGTACGAGTTAAAATAAACTGTAGACAGCGAGCGCTGCAATGGTCCCAATCACGACAAACATGACGTCGAGGCCGATGAACGCTAAAGCGAACGCTATGACGGCACCTATTATGCCAAAAAGAATATCATCTTGGATATGTAAAATAGCTGGAAAAATAAGTGCACCGAGTACTGCATAAGGAATGTTACGCAACACACCGCTGACAATTGGCGGCAATTCCTTGCCATCGAGAATGGTTAACGGAATCATTCGAGGCACATAGGTGGCGATGGCCATACCGAGCAACATCCACCAATAAGTAGATCCCATCAGTTTTCCTCCTTTTGTTCAGTAAAGCGATCGACGTTTTTATTACTTTTTACATATAGAATTTCAACAAAGATTGCGGAAGCGAGCGTCGCGACCAATATCGACCATCCAGTAGACAATAGATGCGTGTAATAGAGCACGCAGTGAATGGCTGCCGCTATCGCTGCAAGCAACACTACCTTGCGATTGCCTTTCATAGACGGGACGAGCAAGCCGATAAACATGGCATACAGTGCCACAGACATCGCTTGTTGTAGAAATTGCGGTAAATTGGCTCCGATGACGTGACCTACCGCTGTGAAGATCACCCAACTGCTATAGGCGATCAGGGCGACACCGAATGTGAAGGCGGTCGTGACTTGTCGATTCTTTTGTGTGGCGAGCACGGAAAATGTTTCATCGGTGATCCCGAATGCGTACATAGCTTTCTTCCATTTTGGCGCGGGTTCCACTTTTTCATTTAGGGCAGCCGTCATAAGGAAGTGCCGGATATTGACGATAAATGTATTCGTCACGATCAGCCACGGAGCAACGCCGGACGCGAGTAAGCTAAGCGCCATATATTGAGCCGCTCCTGCGTAGACGAATAGACTCATTGCAGTCGCTTCCATAATAGAGAGGCCAGTCGTTTTAGCGAGCAGTCCGAACGTTAACGCAACGGGAAAGTACCCGATGGCAATACTCGAGCCTGCTTTCAGGCCATGAGAAAAGGTTGTATTCACTAGGCAGCCCATCTTTCTTTTTATGAATCTAGGAGCTAGTATACTATAATTCAACATATTCTACAGCATTATGACTAAAAATTATGAAAACCAGTGAGGGTGTCAGCGATGAATGAATGGCTAACAATTGATAAAGTGGAAGATCTAGCAGAGGAGTATGAGGCGCTAGGTTTTTTGATGGGATTAATTCCGCCATTTTTGGAAGCGTTCCTACCATTTCTGCCTCTCTTCGTGTTTGTTATTGCCAATGCCATCGCGTTTGGTTTTTGGCTAGGCTTTGTGCTTTCCTGGGCAGGAACCGTAGCGGGTTCGTATGTCGTGTTCTTGCTCATTCGTAGATTTGGTGGCAACAAGTTTTTCTCGTTTTTAACGCGTCCTAAGAAAGTACAACAGCTGATTCAGTGGGTCGAGCGTAATGGCTTTGGTCCGTTGTTTGTCTTAATTTGTTTTCCGTTTACGCCTTCTGCTTTGGTGAATCTTGTGGCGGGTTTGTCGAATATGAATAAGAAAAATTATTTGTTTGTGTTGATGCTTGGTAAGCTTGTGATGATTATGATGATTACGTTTATTGGCTATGATGTGCGGGCGCTTGTTACGCAGCCGATCCGGACGTTGATTATGTTTGTTGTGATGTTCTTGTTGTGGTTGGTGGGGAAATGGTTTGAGCGTAGGTTGACGCGGAAGGTGGAGGATGATTTTAGGAGTTTTTCTCGTGTGCAGGGTGAGGGTGAAAAAGAATAAAGGTTAACGTTTCCTGTCTTTCTTTTCTTTCGGTACAATGGAGGAAAGGGTGGCAGGGTTTTTATTTTCTGAAATAGTGAGAACTGATGGGGGAAGTACCGTTGATCTGCGTTCCAGGCGAACGCTTTCCCATGGGCCCGCGGTGAGCCAACTAGGTCGCGAGCTCCCTTTAGTTGTCTCACCTGATCGGGCTGATCCATCGGGAGTCGCCGCCTTCCACGCAGATCAACTACATGGTGGTTCTTAGGATTGTGTTTTGGGAAATTATCTTCTTTTGGAGAGTTCAAGTGAATATAAAGATATGTGGTGTTGGGACGTTGCTCGACTGGTTGTTGGGTATTGAAGTTAGTGAGTTTCTGCTTTCTGAAATAGTGAGACATGGTGGGGGAAGCACCGTTGATCTGCGTTCCAGGCGGACGCTTTCCTGCGGGCATGGCTTGAGCCTCCTCGTCCGCTTCGCTCCCTGCGGGGTCTCAAGGCTCATGCTCATAACGCTTCGCTTTTAATCGCAGAAGTGATTGCTATTCCCGCGGGAGTCGCCGCCTTCCACGCAGATCAACTACGTTGTGGTTCTTAGGATTGTGTTTTGAAAAGTTATCTTCTCATAGAAAGTTCAAGTGAATATAAAGATATACGGCGTTGGGGGCGTTGCTCGACTGGTTGTTGGATACTGCAGTCGCTGCGTGTCCGCTTTAGCATTGCCTGCTAAATAAAGAACTACTGATCAAACAGAAAAACTATGTGCAAGAACTACGGCACTATACTGCTACTAACTTATTTAATAATTGACTCTATATACATTCAACTTCCAACGAAAGGGGAGAAAAACATGACATTGCGTTTTATTACGGGACGTTCCGGAACGGGAAAGACGACTTTTATTGAACGGGAGATTGCGCAAGAATTGAAGGAGCGGCCGATGGGGGCGCCTATTGTGGTGATTGTGCCGGATCAGTTATCGTATTCTATGGAATATAGTCTATCGGTTAAGTCGGGGCTGTCTGGTATGATTCGGGCCCAGGTGCTGACGTTTAAACGATTGGCTTGGCGGGTGTTGCAAGAGGTCGGGGGCATTACGCGTGAGGAAGTGGATAGTTTTGGCTATCGCATGCTTGTGCGTAGTGTGTTAGAAGACAATAAGGAGTCGTTTAAGCTTTTTAAACAAGCGGCTTCGAAACATGGGTTTGCTGAGCAGATTAGTGACGTCATGAAGGAGTGCAGTAAATATTGTATTGATCAGCAGGCGTTTAGTGAATTGAAAAATTCGCTTGTGGATCAGCAAGCTCCTCGGATTTTGCAGGACAAAGCGCATGACTTGCAGTTGTTGCTGGAGAAAATTGAAGAACGTCTTGGCACGACCTACATGGATAGTGAAGGACAACTCAATGCGCTAGCTGATCAGTTGCCGCATTCGGAGTGGTTGCAAGATGCGTCGATCTACATAGACGGCTTCGGTGATTTCACGACACAAGAATATACGATTATTACGCAATTAATGAAATATACGAAACGAGTGACCGTCGTGTTGCCAATGGAAGAAAAAGTGCATAACAGCGAGCACGAATTATTCCATACAGCTCAGCAACAGTACGAAACGCTGCAACAACTGGCATATAGTGAGTCCGTGGAGCGTGAAGAACGCGTTCATTTGACGCAGTTGCAACGCTTTTCAAATCAAGAATTGGCCCATTTAGAAGAGCAGTTTGATCACTATCCTCCTGAATCGTTTGAATCGGAAGGTGCGATCCAAATTATCGAAGCGTCGAATCGCCGTGCGGAAGTTCATGCAGTGGCACGTTCGATTCGCAAGATGATGCGTGAAGGCAAGCGTTATCGAGGAATGACGGTGTTAAATCGACAACCGGATGTGTATAACGAATTGATTCAGAGTATATTCACGCAATATGATATTCCGGTGTTCATTAATCAGAAGAAACCGATGCTTCATCATCCATTGATCGAGTTTGTGCGTTCATTGCTTGAGGCGGTGCGAACTGATTGGTCGTATGAAGCGGTGTTCAGGTCAGTGAAGACGGACCTGTTTTTCCCTGTCAATGAAAGCAAGCAAGTATGGAGAGAGCGGGCAGACCGCTTGGAGAACTTTGTGCTAGCTAAAGGAATCCATGGCAAATCTCGTTGGCAAGATGAAGAGCGTTGGAAGGTCAGTCGCTATAGAGGTCTAGAAAAAGTTCGTACTGTACAGACCGATGAAGAACTTGCGACGCAGGCGGAGTTTGCGGAGACGCGTGATATGATTCGCGAGCCAATTGAGCAGTTACAGCAGAAGTTACAATCTGCCCGCACCGGTCGAGACGTGGCGGAAGCGTTGTTTTATACGATAGAATCACTTCGTATCTACGATAAGATTATAGAGTTACAACAATCCGAACATAAACATAATCGGTTGCAAGCAGCGGCAGAACATGAACAAGCGTGGACAAGTTGGATTAATGTGTTGGATCAGTTTGTTCTGATGTTTGGAGAGAAGGAGCTGCCGATTGCTGAGGCGATTAAAATATTAGATGAAGGATTCGATACACTTGAATTCAAATTGATTCCGCCTTCGCTCGATCAAGTGACGGTGACGACTATGGAGTTGTTTAATTCGATGGGGGTCGAAGCGGTGTTTGTCCTCGGCGCGAATGAAGGGATATTGCCTCTGCGCAATGATCACGAGGGGTTGCTGTCGGACAGTGACCGAGAGTTGTTTAGTGAAATTGGCATTACGCTAGCCCCTACGACAAAGCTTCAGCTTATGCGCGAATCGTATATGGCGTATCGGGCGTTTACCGGAGCGAGTGCGCATTTGACTGTCAGCTACCCCATTGCGGATGAAGAAGGAAAGGCGTTGATACCTTCTCTTTATATTCCAAGGCTTAAGCAGATGGTTTCGAATATACCGATGGAAATCGCCGTCATGGAGCCAACGGAATTGTCCGAAGTAGGAGACAAACTTGCCTATATTGAACATCCTGAAGTGGCGCTGTCTTACGCGATTCGGATTATGCGGCAAGCTTCAACTCAGGAAGAAATCGCACCTGAATGGCAAGCGGTTCTAGCCTATTATAAAGAAGATCCACTGTGGTCTTCCGTTGTAGAGTCGATCGTCCAACCTGCTTTGAAGCGTCAGAAGACCGAATTACTGGATACGGAACTAACGACAGGTTTATACGGATCATCCTTTACGACGAGTGTCTCGAGGATAGAATCGTACTATAGTTGTCCGTTCCAACATTTCACGACGTATGGTTTGAATTTACAAGACCGTTTTGAATTCCAGCTTGAAGCACCGGATATCGGGGATTTATTCCACGCAGCATTGAAGTGGGTATCCGATGAAGTCATGCGCCAAGGTTTGTCGTGGGCAGCGTTGACGAAAGAACAGTGCTGGCAGTTAGGCCGGGATGCGATTGATGCACTGGCGCCGAAGTTCTTCCATAGAATTTTATTATCGAGTCAACGCTATGCGTATATTCAACGAAAATTGATGCAAATCATTCAACGGACAATTCGTGCACTACAGTCGCAGGCGCGTAATTCAAGCTTCACGCCAATTGCGATTGAAGCAGGTTTTGGTCCGAATGAAGAAATTGCACCGCTTGAAATCAACTTGAAAAATGGTCAACAAATGCATATTAGAGGTCGAATTGATCGAATCGACACGATGAAAAAAGATGACCAGACATATTTGCGAGTAGTCGATTATAAATCGTCAGCTCGTGCGCTTGATTTGACCGAAGTGTACTATGGTTTATCACTGCAAATGCTAACGTATTTAGACGTCGCACTCGAGCATGCAGAAGATTGGCTCGGAGTCTACGCAAATCCTGCAGGCGTATTGTATATGTACGTCCACAATCCGATGTTGCGTTTAACGAAAGAATTGAACGAAGAGGCTGTGGAAAAAGAGTTATTGAAATCGTATAAAATGCAAGGCTATATACTAGAAGATGCAGACGTTGCGTTGGCAATGGATGAGCACATCGATAGTGAGTCATTGATTATTCCGGCACGCTTAAAGAAAGATGGCTCGTTTTATTCCAATTCAAAAGTCGTGCCACCTGAAGATATTAATATTCTACGTTCCTATGTCCGTAAGAAACATCAGCAAGCAGGCGACGGCATGTTGTCAGGGGATACGCGTGTCTATCCGTACCGTCTGAAAGACCATATGCCGTGCACGTTCTGTTCGTATCAGTCAATTTGTCAGTTCGATAGTACCGATCCGACACAACCGACACGGAACTATTCGGCCTATAAGCCGGAAGAGTCATTAGAAAAGATGAGGAAGGAGATCGATCCAGATGCGAATTCCAGATAAGCCGCCACATGAAACCTTTACGGACGATCAATGGAAAGCAATCCACGCGTCCGGTAAAGATATTCTCGTATCGGCTGCGGCAGGTTCAGGGAAAACGAAAGTCCTCATCACGCGGATGATCGAAAAAGTATTGAACACGGAACAGCCGATAGATGTCGATCAGCTACTCGTGGTGACGTTCACAAATGCGGCAGCGGCCGAAATGCGTCATCGCATGGCGAGTGCGCTTGAGGAAGCGATCGTACAAGATCCTTCTTCCGTGCATTTACGTAGACAGTTGAATCTGCTAAATAAAGCACAGATTTCCTCTTTGCACTCATTTTGTCTGCAAGTTGTTCGGCAGTATTCATATGTACTCGATATCGATCCTGGATTCCGTATTGCCGATGCAACCGAGGCCGCGATTTTACGTGATGACACGATTGCACTCGTTTTGGAGGATGCCTATAGTCAGCCAGATCCCGAAGCGATTTATCGTCTGAGTGATAGTTTCACCGCAGACCGGAATGATCAGGCGATCGAGACGTTAATTGATAAACTGTATGATTATTCCCGAGTGCATCCAAACCCATCGCAGTGGTTAGAGCTCATCCCACAGCAATATGAAATTGGAGAGGATGCGACGATTGACGGCTTGTCATTCATCGATTCGCTGAAAGTATCGATTCAACATACGCTTGAAGAAGCAAAAACGATCGCGCGTGATTTGCAGCGAGTGGCGGAAATGAATGATGGACCGCTACCATTGCTAGAAACTGCGAAAGCAGATGAAGTATGGATTGATGGTGCGCTTGATTATATGTTGCACGGCAAGTGGGAAGATGCCTTTGCGTATTTCCAGACGTTGAAGTGGGTGAAAGCGGGTACGATTCGTAAAGATTCATGTGACGAGGACTTGGCTACGCGTGGGAAGTCGATGCGAGATCAAGTGAAGAAAATCGTCACGGCATTAAAAGATACGTATTTTACTCGCACACCTGCAAGATTATTAGAAGAAATCCGTTTGATGGCACCACTTATGCACACACTCGTCGGTTTGGTAAAGGATTTTACGACGCGGTACCAAGCGCTCAAAGAAGAGCGCGGCTTAGTGGATTTCTCGGATCTTGAGCACTATGCATTACAGATTTTATCCGAAGAAGTAGACGGGAAGCGCGTTCCTTCAGATATTGCGAACGATTACCGAAATCGATTTGCGGAAGTATTGGTGGATGAGTATCAAGATACGAACTTCTTGCAGGAAGCAATTTTGCAGTTAGTGAAGCAAGGCGGAGAAACAGACGGCAATTTATTCATGGTAGGGGACGTCAAACAGTCGATTTATCGATTTCGTCTGGCAGAACCAGGCTTGTTTTTAGGGAAGTATGAGCGTTTTTCATCAGATGTAGAAGATCAAGGATTGAAAATCGACTTGAATGCCAACTTCAGAAGCCGTAAAGAAGTGCTCGATGCAACGAATTTTATTTTCAAGCAGATTATGGGGACACGTGTGGGAGAAATTGAGTATGACGACGCGGCCGCGCTAAAGTACGGTGCGCGATATCCCGAAAAAGACGTTTCAGCGGGACTAACCATTTTGTATGAGAATGAAGAAGAGGACATGTCAGAAGAGCAAGAGGCCCAGCAGGAGTTGAAGAAATCTCAAGTGGAAGCGCGCTGTATTGCGCAGAAGATCAAGGCATGGAAAGAAGAGCAAGCGCAAGTAGCAGATGCATTTAGTGGGAAGCAACGTCCGCTCGAATATAGCGATATTGTCATTCTCATGCGCTCGATGACGTGGTCGAGTGAAATTGCGGACGAACTAAAGGCCGCTGGGATACCTGTCCACGTTTCGTTATCCTCCGGTTATTTTGACGCCATTGAAGTGATGATCATGCTCAATACATTGCGTGTCATTGATAATCCATATCAGGATATTCCACTTGTGTCTGTACTGCGTGCGCCGTTTGTAGGGATGACCGAAAATGAACTAGCGCAAATTCGTCTCGTCAATCGGAATGTGACATTTTATGAAGCACTGCAAGTATTCATGCAGACAGGTGGTGCGGGAGTGAATCCTGCTACACAAGAAAAACTGCAACGCTTTTTCCTACTACTTGAAGACTGGCGGAATAGGGCGCGCCACGGTTCGTTATCGGAATTGATCTGGCAAGTGTATCAAGATACGCATTATTATGAAATGGTTGGAATTTTGCCGAACGGTAAACAGCGCCAAGCCAATTTACGTGCGTTACATGACCGAGCGATGGCCTATGAAAAGACGTCATTCCGTGGTTTGTTCCGTTTCCTTCGCTTTATCGATCGCATGCGTAAACGTGGGGATGATCTTGGGGAAGCACGGTTCATGAGCGAAAAGGAAAACGTTGTACGCATCATGACGATCCACTCATCTAAAGGGTTGGAGTTCCCGTACGTGTTTTTAGCGGGCATGGGACGTCCGTTCAATAAAATGGACTTCCATAACCCCTATTTATTTGATCAACATTTCGGACTCGCGGTCAAAGCGATTGATCCGGATAAACGTATTATGTTCACATCACTACCGTTTCTAGCGATCAAAGAGAAAAAGGAGTTAGAGATGCGGGCGGAAGAAATGCGCGTGCTCTACGTAGCGATGACGCGTGCTAAAGAGCATTTGGAATTGATTGCCTCCGTTAAAGATATTGAAAAGACGATGAACAAGTGGCAAGAAGCACAGTTATTGGATGAACATGAACCACTGCCGGAATATACCCGTTCACGGGCAACCGGTTATCTCGACTGGATCGGTCCAGCTGTTGCACGCCATATGGACTTTGGGAAGTTCGGTAAGACGACGGGTGGAGAACTGATGGATGATCCGTCATCATGGGAAGTAAATGCTTACCCGTTTTCTGCTTTCCATAGTACAAATGAAGTGGAGATAGAGGACTGGATACCTGTTGATCAAGAAGCGGCCGTGGCGGATCCGAAGTTGGTGGAAGAAGTGCGAAGTCGTTTTGACGCGCATTATCCGTTTGAATATGCGGTGGAGCTGTCTTCTAAACAATCGGTCAGTGAGTTGAAACGGATTGCGTTGCTAGAGTTCGAACGAGGAGATGCCGATCCATTTGAAGAAATGGAACCTGACGTCACAAAACGCATCGCGAATCTCCATGAACGACCGTCGTTTTTGCAGAAGCGTTCATTAACGAAAGCAGAAATCGGAACCGCGATGCATACGGTCATGCAACATCTGGATTTGAAAGTGGAACTAGATCAGGCGAGTGCAACGGAATTTGTGAAGCAACTTGAAAGACGTGAACTGCTGACGAAAGAAGAGGCGGCTGCGATTGATATTCAAGCGATTGTGGCATTTTTCCAAACGACACTCGGCAAACGAATGATGCAAGCCGATCAAGTGTTGCGTGAAACACCGTTCACCTATGCACTTCCTGCTGTTGAAGGAGAGTTCCAGTTGCTACAAGGTATTGCTGACTGTCTGTTCCATGAAGACGGCGAGTGGGTACTCGTTGATTATAAAACGGATGATATCAGTAAGTTTCATTCCGATCAGGCGATTGCAAAAGAAATGCAAGTCCGTTA
This window of the Sporosarcina ureae genome carries:
- a CDS encoding redoxin domain-containing protein — protein: MSKKTLGYIITALVIGTLIFIMVQNTVGQKDPVEAPITQVNEEDALPGEEEGLAQNSVAPDFTLETLAGETVTLSELKGKKVILNFWATWCPPCKAEMPHMESFYSKLTDEDQVELIAINVTESERLGLSEVETFVDDYGLSFPIPLDKTAEVTHTYGVLSMPTTYMVDTQGRIAQKIIGPLDEKALNELVDSMD
- a CDS encoding S41 family peptidase; this translates as MRKSRLFLVGVLLLIGAIWLNGCGKQEVAKNESVSKLPVVDEVFEKIQERAVYPVKKDELIEGALRGMTDTIGDPYSTYLTGQEAESHRESLAGSRVGIGAEMTRTNGKYVIVAPVKGGPAEKAGLQPYDEIVRVNGERLANETLRDVVNMIRGDKGTEVKLTIFRPEADKHMEYTITRDHMPVQSVSHELMKERDAKLGYIALSMFGEETAKEWQQATSDVIKKGAQAIIIDLRGNPGGYLKAVSEISSSLLEEDRTFVVMQDAQGNLTPISTEKDEELSFNERLKQIPIVVLQDVGSASASEVLSAAIKDLKRGEIIGTTSFGKGTVQETMELSNGGELKLSTSKWLTPKEKWIHGKGVAADIEVKQNSLFTEHLQMVTDTMKEGHFNDQVAYAQRMLKAFDFRPGRTDGYFDSETAEAVHAFRAEQEIKEGYDMDREFFTALKTATEEYRAESKNDKQLRMAVDFLVNELEK
- a CDS encoding PDZ domain-containing protein → MSSELLRNLQEALLYFFLNPVWLIALVAAYMLGSKRVSRERTDFNVGIHKGSTEMKHILSVGWLHGLVLSILIAGIGLIVDFNWIILLSVIMLLVIVSFSYKLASPIYYVALAFFALWALDRFAGDFSIGTWFVQEDLDFFGTLAITVPIIAGLLLISEGLLVRRHAARHTSPTFVSTQRGMRGAIYQSKLLWLVPVVFLVPGHMVAEFAPYWPQFTLGSEQFSFIPVPVVIGFSQLVRSTFPDVLFPKMGKAIAWLGVAVALVGIGAIWMPVLGWAALLAGVLCRILLSAMISLSERNKQVLLVPQSEGVYVVAVLADSPAEKMGIVPGDLIKSVNGISIHNEDQLYDAIQVNAAHCRLQVIGRDQEVRLKQQVLFRHDHFRLGIVVVR
- a CDS encoding CsbA family protein produces the protein MHDFETKLLFAMLLPGILVVFFTRVTFHHVVGLILTVALIAASVYAGYTHNWILYVADAVSLTVGFWFASRMVKNARLNQSEE
- a CDS encoding AzlD domain-containing protein — translated: MGSTYWWMLLGMAIATYVPRMIPLTILDGKELPPIVSGVLRNIPYAVLGALIFPAILHIQDDILFGIIGAVIAFALAFIGLDVMFVVIGTIAALAVYSLF
- a CDS encoding AzlC family ABC transporter permease translates to MNTTFSHGLKAGSSIAIGYFPVALTFGLLAKTTGLSIMEATAMSLFVYAGAAQYMALSLLASGVAPWLIVTNTFIVNIRHFLMTAALNEKVEPAPKWKKAMYAFGITDETFSVLATQKNRQVTTAFTFGVALIAYSSWVIFTAVGHVIGANLPQFLQQAMSVALYAMFIGLLVPSMKGNRKVVLLAAIAAAIHCVLYYTHLLSTGWSILVATLASAIFVEILYVKSNKNVDRFTEQKEEN
- a CDS encoding TVP38/TMEM64 family protein, which encodes MNEWLTIDKVEDLAEEYEALGFLMGLIPPFLEAFLPFLPLFVFVIANAIAFGFWLGFVLSWAGTVAGSYVVFLLIRRFGGNKFFSFLTRPKKVQQLIQWVERNGFGPLFVLICFPFTPSALVNLVAGLSNMNKKNYLFVLMLGKLVMIMMITFIGYDVRALVTQPIRTLIMFVVMFLLWLVGKWFERRLTRKVEDDFRSFSRVQGEGEKE